The following are encoded in a window of Bacillus sp. SORGH_AS_0510 genomic DNA:
- a CDS encoding histidine kinase N-terminal domain-containing protein: MFTGEQTELVAFFQQNKEKLVQEWENSIVINHKDPFKMKIRENGEALLNVILTMHKVSNDELLEIIKKIAIEVSEERVLAHINIGDFVYNVNLGRTILYGYLSKTGISWSDLQESINKINFCFDKFLYYAVSHYSEAKNKIIEEKTMFIDSTHQDRLTLLGQMTSSFIHEFRNPLTSVQGFIQLLKADYPNMRYLDIISSELDQLNFRISQFLLLSKKELIGKEKIDFKLNQLIDEVLNFLYPSILDGKVKIKRDLSKDFTLNGYADEIRQVFINIIFNAIDVLNHHEVDTPTIEISSWVENNEQIKINISNNGPAIPAELSKTIFEPFFTTKKLGTGLGLFVCKEIIEKHKGELTCDSSFDKTTFSICLPVLS; this comes from the coding sequence ATGTTTACCGGAGAACAAACGGAATTAGTTGCTTTTTTTCAACAAAATAAAGAGAAGCTGGTACAAGAATGGGAAAATTCCATTGTAATCAATCACAAGGACCCCTTTAAGATGAAAATCAGGGAAAATGGGGAAGCCCTTCTTAACGTAATCCTTACAATGCATAAAGTCTCTAATGATGAACTTTTAGAAATCATTAAAAAGATTGCAATAGAAGTGTCAGAAGAACGGGTACTAGCTCATATTAATATTGGTGATTTTGTCTATAATGTAAATCTTGGTCGTACCATTCTTTATGGTTATTTGAGTAAGACAGGTATCTCCTGGTCGGATTTACAGGAATCCATAAATAAGATAAATTTTTGTTTTGATAAATTTTTATATTATGCCGTTTCCCACTACTCGGAAGCAAAAAATAAAATTATTGAAGAAAAGACGATGTTTATTGATTCAACACATCAAGATCGGTTAACACTTCTTGGTCAAATGACATCAAGCTTTATCCACGAATTTAGAAATCCACTTACCTCTGTTCAAGGATTTATTCAGTTACTTAAAGCTGATTATCCAAACATGAGATATCTAGATATCATTTCAAGTGAGTTAGACCAACTAAACTTTAGAATTTCCCAGTTCCTTTTACTTTCAAAAAAGGAGCTCATCGGAAAGGAAAAAATTGACTTCAAATTAAATCAACTGATTGATGAGGTATTAAATTTCCTATATCCAAGTATTTTAGATGGTAAAGTGAAGATAAAAAGAGATCTAAGTAAAGATTTTACATTGAACGGGTATGCCGATGAAATCAGGCAAGTCTTTATTAATATCATTTTTAATGCCATCGATGTATTAAACCACCATGAAGTTGATACACCGACAATAGAGATCAGCAGCTGGGTTGAAAATAACGAGCAGATAAAAATCAATATTTCAAATAATGGGCCTGCCATACCGGCAGAATTAAGTAAAACCATTTTTGAACCCTTCTTTACAACAAAAAAATTAGGTACGGGGCTTGGTTTATTTGTTTGTAAGGAAATTATTGAAAAACATAAAGGAGAATTAACATGTGATTCTTCTTTTGATAAGACTACTTTTTCAATATGCCTACCTGTACTTTCTTAA
- a CDS encoding energy-coupled thiamine transporter ThiT yields MTFVVLGAFIGSLLRYFCHVVSGIVFFGEYAPKGQPVAVYSLLYNGTYMLPSFIISAIIIILVISALPKRLFK; encoded by the coding sequence ATGACCTTTGTGGTACTGGGAGCATTCATAGGAAGTCTCCTTCGTTACTTCTGCCATGTAGTTTCGGGCATTGTGTTTTTTGGAGAATATGCTCCAAAAGGGCAACCAGTCGCTGTGTACTCCCTTTTATACAATGGAACGTACATGCTTCCAAGCTTTATCATTAGTGCCATTATTATTATCCTTGTAATTAGTGCATTACCAAAGAGATTATTTAAATAA
- a CDS encoding FeoB-associated Cys-rich membrane protein: MIANIIIGAAIFGYATWALVKFINKSKKGKCAACELKNSCSSQCGLPPQINK; the protein is encoded by the coding sequence ATGATAGCCAATATTATTATTGGTGCAGCGATTTTTGGATACGCAACATGGGCTTTAGTCAAGTTCATAAATAAGTCCAAAAAAGGGAAATGCGCAGCATGTGAACTTAAAAATTCTTGCTCAAGTCAGTGTGGACTTCCTCCCCAAATAAATAAATAG
- the feoB gene encoding ferrous iron transport protein B has protein sequence MEIALIGNPNTGKTSLFNNLTGSYEYVGNWSGVTVEKKVGVFKKNIGHLIDLPGVYTLNPLSKDEGVVTSFFLNESVDRLLNILDASQLERNLHLTLQLLEFEKPALIGLNMIDVANKRGIQIDYMKLSDILGVPVVPVVARSGKGCDQLVDVISTKSIQPMKKNLTYYGKEIEEAITAFSGELTGKTTHSIRFLAIQYLEGNEYVKNYVNSLANTQKLEAILYKLESELQKQTDFKSVTNYIYLKRKEVIEKIVGEVARKSDTVIPLTEKIDSIVTNRFLGMPIFLLLMYFMFMLTFDWLGTPLSDALDGLLTGPVTAGFEKVLEAIHASAFIHALIIEGLVAGVGGVLVFVPQIFILFFFISLLEDSGYMARVALVMDRIMESVGLNGKAFIPMMIGFGCNVPGIMAARTIETPRERLLTILLTPLMSCSARLPVYALFVGAFFAAHKAFVVLSLYVLGIVVALVLAKIFSTTLLKSETSLFVIELPPYRLPQFQSLWRSTWDKGKGFVRKAGTFIFAGSVFIWLLSYVGPKGLNVDMDHSFLAAIGNIIAPIFDPIGFGTWQASASLITGFLAKEAIISTMNIIYFVPNDAGLQALLANYYTPLAAYSFMVFILLYIPCLATVATIYKETSSKKWTAFSMIYAFVIAYVLSLIIYQGGKLLGIG, from the coding sequence ATGGAAATTGCTCTAATAGGTAACCCAAATACAGGGAAAACATCATTGTTTAATAACTTAACAGGCTCCTATGAATATGTTGGGAACTGGAGCGGTGTAACGGTTGAAAAGAAGGTTGGAGTATTTAAGAAAAATATAGGTCATTTAATTGATCTACCTGGAGTATATACGCTTAATCCGTTGTCAAAAGATGAAGGGGTTGTCACATCCTTCTTTTTAAATGAATCAGTGGATCGTTTACTGAATATATTAGATGCCTCTCAATTGGAGCGAAATCTTCACCTTACACTCCAATTGCTTGAATTTGAAAAGCCTGCGCTTATTGGCCTTAATATGATAGACGTAGCTAATAAGAGGGGAATTCAAATTGATTACATGAAGCTGTCAGATATTCTTGGTGTGCCCGTGGTACCAGTTGTGGCAAGAAGCGGAAAAGGTTGCGATCAGCTAGTCGATGTCATATCGACAAAATCCATTCAACCGATGAAAAAAAATCTAACGTATTACGGTAAAGAGATAGAGGAAGCTATTACAGCATTTTCTGGAGAATTAACGGGGAAAACAACTCACTCTATACGCTTCCTGGCTATTCAATACTTAGAAGGTAACGAGTATGTAAAAAACTATGTTAATAGTTTAGCCAATACACAAAAGCTCGAAGCAATTTTATATAAATTGGAGTCGGAGTTACAAAAACAAACGGATTTTAAATCGGTAACAAACTATATATATTTAAAAAGAAAAGAAGTTATTGAAAAAATTGTTGGTGAAGTTGCTAGGAAAAGTGACACAGTTATCCCTTTGACTGAAAAAATTGATAGTATTGTTACCAATCGATTTTTAGGTATGCCGATCTTTTTACTTTTAATGTATTTTATGTTTATGTTAACGTTTGATTGGTTGGGAACCCCATTATCGGATGCTTTAGATGGTTTATTGACAGGCCCAGTAACAGCCGGATTTGAGAAAGTGTTAGAGGCCATTCATGCATCGGCTTTTATCCATGCATTGATTATTGAAGGCTTAGTAGCAGGTGTGGGCGGCGTTCTTGTGTTTGTTCCACAAATTTTTATTCTCTTCTTTTTCATTTCGTTATTAGAGGATTCTGGATACATGGCTCGTGTAGCATTAGTAATGGACCGAATTATGGAATCGGTTGGACTTAACGGAAAAGCTTTCATACCGATGATGATTGGTTTTGGTTGTAATGTACCTGGGATTATGGCCGCACGAACAATTGAAACACCACGTGAGCGTTTGTTAACGATCCTGCTCACACCCTTAATGTCTTGTTCCGCGCGATTACCAGTGTACGCTTTATTTGTTGGGGCATTTTTTGCAGCACATAAAGCATTTGTTGTATTAAGTCTATATGTTCTTGGAATCGTTGTTGCTTTAGTTTTAGCAAAAATATTCTCTACTACCCTATTAAAATCTGAAACGTCATTGTTTGTCATTGAACTGCCACCGTATAGGCTGCCACAATTCCAATCGCTTTGGAGAAGTACATGGGATAAGGGAAAAGGATTTGTCAGAAAAGCTGGAACATTTATCTTTGCAGGCTCAGTATTTATTTGGCTCTTATCTTATGTGGGTCCTAAAGGATTAAATGTAGATATGGATCATAGTTTTCTAGCTGCAATCGGAAATATCATCGCTCCAATATTTGATCCTATTGGTTTTGGAACATGGCAGGCTTCAGCTTCCTTAATTACTGGATTTCTAGCAAAAGAAGCCATCATCTCAACGATGAATATCATTTATTTTGTTCCGAATGATGCTGGATTGCAAGCATTACTGGCGAATTATTATACACCGCTTGCTGCCTATAGTTTCATGGTTTTCATTTTGCTTTATATTCCATGCTTAGCAACAGTAGCTACTATTTACAAAGAAACTAGCTCCAAAAAATGGACAGCTTTCTCTATGATCTATGCTTTTGTGATTGCCTATGTATTGTCATTAATCATTTACCAAGGTGGAAAGCTGTTGGGGATTGGTTAA
- a CDS encoding energy-coupled thiamine transporter ThiT has translation MSKNSSNTLFITEVAVFTALAYLLDYVGNILSFKIWPQGGSISIAMVPVFLMAYRWGGKGGVLTGFLLGLLQFILGYSQIYTILQGIIDYFIAFTVVRLCGCFCSTNKKWPECE, from the coding sequence ATGAGCAAGAACAGTAGCAATACGCTTTTTATTACAGAAGTAGCGGTATTTACCGCGCTAGCCTATTTATTGGATTATGTAGGTAATATCCTTTCATTTAAAATTTGGCCGCAAGGTGGTTCAATTTCCATTGCTATGGTACCCGTTTTTCTAATGGCATATCGCTGGGGGGGTAAAGGTGGAGTTTTAACTGGATTCTTGCTGGGATTATTACAGTTTATCCTTGGCTATTCACAAATTTATACAATCCTTCAAGGAATTATTGATTACTTTATTGCTTTTACTGTTGTTAGGCTTTGCGGGTGTTTTTGCAGCACAAATAAAAAATGGCCTGAATGCGAGTAA
- a CDS encoding transglycosylase domain-containing protein has product MILKDIFKNWKKRHLLQFIILFILLIILGFFGVISYFANSADISKLKNELPQPTVFYDVNGKVASKVSANKNEGVPIKEVPESMKNAVVAIEDHRFYQHKGVDLIGTSRALFRDLKAGGMVEGGSTITQQLTKNTLLTSEKTLNRKIQEVFLSLAVERKYSKKEILQMYLNQIYFGNGAYGIKQAASKYFAKEVKDLTVSESALLAGLIKAPSALNPYGHMKSATERRNIVLLQMKNQRYISSKQYEQALHEEVVLNDKGGDPFRGKFPYYVDQVLEEAIKKYGLSQDDLLTGGYQIYTELDPTVQAAMEKTYQNDSLFPKGNDRLVQSGGVIVDPKTGGVRGLVGGRGKHAFRGYNRATQLEAQPGSSFKPLAVYTPALEEGWKITDMLKDEPMKFGSYQPSNYDHQYEGEVPMYEAVKESKNVSAVWLLDQLGIQKGLDSIKKFGISLEKADRNLSLALGGLHKGVSPINMAEAFSVFPNNGVRIESHVIKKIVDADGQVVAEWKEKKVKVTSKSVTDNMTTMLLGVVEQGTGKAAQIPGRETAGKTGSTQVPIKGINGLKDQWFVGYTPQLVGAFWVGFDKTDANHYITPTTGTGSAVLFREVMTDALRNQPNQSFKVTHISTLIEKKKKEEESKWGLQEKFNNELQKWEDKWNKQKDKWDKKHKNKGKDKGH; this is encoded by the coding sequence ATGATACTTAAGGATATTTTTAAGAACTGGAAAAAGAGGCATCTGCTTCAATTCATTATTTTATTTATATTACTCATCATCCTAGGTTTTTTTGGGGTTATTTCCTATTTTGCAAACAGTGCTGATATATCTAAATTAAAAAATGAGCTGCCTCAGCCTACTGTGTTTTATGATGTGAATGGGAAAGTAGCAAGTAAGGTTTCAGCAAATAAGAATGAAGGAGTTCCTATTAAGGAAGTTCCCGAGTCAATGAAAAATGCGGTCGTTGCCATTGAGGACCATCGATTTTATCAACATAAAGGTGTCGACCTAATCGGTACTTCAAGGGCGCTCTTCCGTGACCTTAAAGCAGGTGGGATGGTTGAAGGCGGCAGTACAATTACACAACAATTAACCAAAAATACCCTGCTTACATCTGAAAAGACACTGAACAGAAAAATACAGGAAGTTTTCTTATCCCTTGCGGTCGAAAGAAAATATTCAAAAAAGGAAATCCTCCAGATGTATTTAAATCAGATATATTTTGGAAATGGAGCGTATGGAATTAAACAAGCAGCGAGTAAATATTTTGCCAAAGAGGTAAAAGATCTTACTGTAAGTGAATCAGCTTTACTTGCAGGTTTGATAAAAGCTCCCTCTGCTTTAAATCCGTATGGTCATATGAAAAGTGCAACCGAACGTCGTAATATCGTGTTATTACAAATGAAAAATCAACGATACATTTCGAGTAAACAATACGAACAAGCACTACATGAGGAAGTAGTTTTAAACGATAAGGGTGGGGACCCATTTCGTGGGAAATTTCCTTATTATGTGGATCAAGTCTTAGAGGAAGCAATTAAAAAATATGGTCTTTCACAGGATGATTTATTAACCGGAGGATACCAAATCTATACAGAACTTGATCCAACTGTGCAAGCGGCAATGGAGAAGACCTATCAAAATGATTCTCTTTTCCCAAAAGGAAATGATCGACTTGTTCAAAGTGGCGGGGTAATCGTTGATCCAAAAACTGGCGGTGTGAGGGGGCTTGTCGGTGGAAGAGGAAAACACGCCTTTAGAGGCTATAATCGTGCTACACAATTGGAAGCACAACCAGGGTCTTCTTTTAAGCCTTTAGCCGTATATACTCCTGCCCTTGAAGAAGGTTGGAAAATTACTGATATGTTAAAGGATGAGCCAATGAAGTTCGGAAGTTATCAGCCAAGCAATTATGACCACCAATATGAGGGTGAAGTACCCATGTATGAGGCAGTAAAAGAATCAAAAAATGTCTCTGCTGTCTGGCTACTTGATCAACTTGGGATACAAAAAGGGCTGGATTCAATCAAAAAGTTTGGCATTTCATTAGAAAAAGCAGATCGTAATTTATCACTTGCTCTTGGAGGATTGCATAAGGGAGTTTCCCCTATTAACATGGCAGAAGCCTTTTCTGTGTTTCCTAATAATGGAGTTCGTATTGAATCACATGTAATCAAGAAGATTGTTGATGCAGATGGTCAAGTTGTCGCTGAGTGGAAAGAAAAGAAAGTGAAAGTGACATCAAAATCAGTGACGGATAATATGACAACCATGCTCCTCGGTGTAGTGGAACAGGGAACTGGAAAAGCAGCGCAAATACCTGGGAGAGAAACAGCAGGGAAAACGGGTTCTACGCAAGTGCCAATAAAAGGAATCAATGGTTTGAAAGATCAATGGTTCGTTGGTTATACTCCGCAGTTAGTTGGAGCATTTTGGGTTGGCTTTGATAAAACAGATGCAAACCATTATATTACTCCAACTACCGGTACAGGTTCAGCGGTGTTATTCCGAGAAGTAATGACAGATGCGCTTAGAAACCAGCCTAATCAAAGTTTTAAAGTGACTCACATTTCTACTCTGATTGAGAAGAAAAAGAAAGAAGAAGAGAGCAAATGGGGACTACAAGAGAAGTTTAATAACGAATTACAAAAATGGGAAGATAAATGGAATAAACAAAAAGATAAATGGGATAAAAAGCACAAGAATAAAGGAAAAGACAAGGGCCATTAA
- a CDS encoding helix-turn-helix transcriptional regulator, whose protein sequence is MTRDEILMQVSEKLRLIRTEAGYTQDKMAEIIGVSKKTLVQIEKGRVLANWSTAVSICALFRETETVQFLFGNEPLEVLETVAREGIDFRRTKTLGGRVWWKIVTKKNGFVLQQNILSKHFRILDEKNYRIFSSFDEKHSKQRFKEITKS, encoded by the coding sequence GTGACCAGGGATGAAATTTTAATGCAAGTTTCTGAAAAGCTTCGTCTTATTCGGACGGAAGCAGGCTATACTCAGGATAAAATGGCAGAAATTATAGGTGTTTCAAAGAAAACACTTGTACAAATTGAGAAGGGAAGAGTTCTTGCCAACTGGTCTACGGCTGTTTCAATTTGTGCACTTTTCCGTGAAACTGAAACAGTCCAATTCTTATTTGGAAACGAGCCTTTAGAAGTATTAGAAACAGTGGCACGTGAGGGAATAGATTTTCGTAGAACAAAGACATTAGGCGGCCGGGTATGGTGGAAAATCGTGACAAAGAAGAACGGTTTTGTCCTCCAACAAAATATCCTTAGTAAACATTTTCGAATCCTGGATGAAAAAAACTATCGGATTTTTAGTAGTTTTGACGAAAAACATAGCAAACAGCGCTTTAAAGAAATCACAAAAAGCTAA
- a CDS encoding GNAT family N-acetyltransferase, with translation MFTLKVDNEIELQLFQHHHALNLYHLVEKNREHLREWMPWVDTMNSPYQFETIIPIWLNQFAENIGFNVGILYKGELVGSIGLHQIDWHNKTVSIGYYLARTAEGHGIMTRSVQALLNYAFFDLGLNRVEIRCGVNNKKSRAIPERLGFKKEGTIRDGEQLYGRYHDLICYGMLARDWNGISFIK, from the coding sequence ATGTTTACATTAAAGGTTGATAATGAAATTGAACTTCAATTGTTTCAACACCATCACGCATTAAATCTTTATCATTTAGTTGAAAAAAATCGCGAGCATTTACGAGAGTGGATGCCTTGGGTGGACACGATGAATTCTCCTTATCAATTTGAGACTATCATCCCAATTTGGCTTAATCAATTTGCAGAAAATATCGGATTCAATGTAGGTATCCTTTATAAGGGAGAACTTGTTGGCTCCATTGGTCTTCATCAAATAGATTGGCATAACAAAACCGTTAGTATTGGTTATTATCTTGCCAGAACAGCAGAAGGGCATGGAATTATGACACGCTCTGTTCAAGCCTTATTAAACTATGCATTCTTTGATTTAGGCCTTAACCGTGTTGAGATTCGCTGTGGGGTGAATAATAAAAAAAGTCGTGCGATTCCCGAAAGGCTTGGTTTTAAAAAGGAAGGTACGATTAGAGACGGTGAACAATTATACGGCCGTTATCATGATCTTATCTGTTACGGCATGCTTGCACGTGACTGGAATGGAATTTCCTTTATTAAGTAG
- a CDS encoding FeoA family protein, giving the protein MFGSLKAGDKGKILDLSHVGHLVQRRLLDLGITEGSEVCVKCVMPFGGPIMIESCGQCVGIRRKEAVQIEVERI; this is encoded by the coding sequence ATGTTCGGTTCGTTAAAAGCAGGAGATAAAGGTAAAATATTAGATCTTTCTCATGTTGGTCACCTAGTTCAAAGAAGGCTATTGGATTTAGGTATCACTGAAGGTTCTGAAGTATGCGTAAAATGCGTAATGCCATTTGGAGGACCGATTATGATTGAGTCCTGCGGACAATGTGTTGGCATTCGCCGCAAGGAAGCCGTTCAGATTGAGGTGGAAAGAATCTAA